One window of Streptococcus troglodytae genomic DNA carries:
- a CDS encoding FUSC family protein, which produces MKKYHFDPQKFTLGMRTFKSGLAVFLVLLLFGILGWKGLQIGALTAVFSLREDFDKSVHFGTSRIVGNSIGGVYSLLFFLINNLFHFQYWVTVVFVPIFTMLTIMTNVAMNNKTGIIGGVAALLIITLSIPKDETILYVCARVFETFVGVFIAISVNSDIDRVRKFFIKRKV; this is translated from the coding sequence ATGAAGAAATATCATTTTGATCCCCAAAAATTTACATTAGGTATGCGGACTTTCAAATCGGGTCTAGCTGTTTTTTTAGTGCTTTTGCTTTTTGGTATACTTGGCTGGAAGGGCCTTCAAATTGGTGCTTTAACGGCTGTTTTTAGTTTACGTGAGGATTTTGATAAAAGCGTCCATTTTGGGACGTCACGTATAGTTGGTAACAGTATTGGCGGGGTTTATTCACTGCTATTTTTTCTCATCAATAATCTATTTCATTTTCAGTATTGGGTTACAGTTGTTTTTGTTCCAATATTTACCATGTTAACCATTATGACTAATGTTGCCATGAATAATAAGACTGGGATTATCGGTGGTGTTGCAGCTTTGCTTATTATTACCCTTTCTATTCCCAAAGATGAGACAATTCTTTATGTTTGTGCTAGAGTTTTTGAAACTTTTGTAGGGGTTTTTATTGCCATTTCTGTTAATTCAGATATTGATAGAGTGCGAAAATTTTTTATAAAAAGAAAAGTTTAG
- a CDS encoding phosphoglycerate kinase, whose product MAKLTVKDVDLKGKKVLVRVDFNVPVKDGVITNDNRITAALPTIKYIIEHGGRAVLFSHLGRVKEEADKEGKSLAPVAADLAKKLGQEVVFPGVTRGEQLEAAINALKNGEVLLVENTRFEDVDGKKESKNDPELGKYWASLGDGIFVNDAFGTAHRAHASNVGISANVDKAVAGFLLENEIAYIQEAVDNPVRPFIAILGGSKVSDKIGVIENLLKKADKVLIGGGMTYTFLKAQGIEIGDSLVEEDKLDIAKDLLAKANGKLILPVDSKEANAFADYTEVKDTEGAAVDPGFLGLDIGPKSIAKFDEELTGAKTVVWNGPMGVFENPDFQAGTIGVMDAIVKQPGVKSIIGGGDSAAAAINLGRADKFSWISTGGGASMELLEGKVLPGLAALTEK is encoded by the coding sequence ATGGCAAAATTGACTGTTAAAGATGTTGATTTGAAAGGGAAGAAAGTTCTCGTTCGTGTTGACTTTAATGTCCCTGTAAAAGATGGCGTTATTACAAATGATAACCGCATTACTGCAGCTCTTCCAACAATTAAATACATCATTGAACATGGTGGACGTGCTGTTCTTTTCTCTCACCTTGGACGTGTCAAAGAGGAAGCAGATAAAGAAGGGAAATCTCTTGCTCCTGTAGCTGCTGATTTGGCTAAAAAGCTTGGGCAAGAAGTTGTTTTTCCAGGTGTAACACGTGGTGAACAATTAGAAGCAGCTATTAATGCTCTTAAAAATGGTGAAGTTCTTTTGGTTGAAAACACTCGTTTTGAAGATGTTGATGGCAAAAAAGAATCTAAAAATGATCCTGAGCTTGGTAAATATTGGGCAAGTCTTGGCGATGGCATTTTTGTAAATGATGCATTTGGTACTGCTCACCGTGCTCACGCTTCTAATGTTGGTATTTCAGCTAATGTGGACAAAGCAGTTGCTGGCTTTCTTCTTGAAAACGAAATTGCTTACATTCAAGAAGCTGTTGACAATCCTGTTCGCCCATTTATCGCTATCCTTGGTGGTTCAAAAGTTTCAGATAAGATTGGTGTTATTGAAAATCTTCTTAAAAAAGCTGATAAAGTCCTTATTGGTGGTGGTATGACTTATACTTTCCTCAAGGCACAAGGCATCGAAATTGGTGATTCACTTGTTGAAGAAGACAAACTTGACATTGCTAAAGATCTTTTGGCTAAAGCAAATGGAAAGTTAATCTTGCCAGTTGACTCAAAAGAGGCTAATGCTTTTGCTGACTACACTGAAGTTAAAGATACTGAAGGTGCAGCTGTTGATCCAGGTTTCCTTGGTCTTGATATCGGTCCAAAATCAATTGCTAAATTTGATGAAGAATTAACAGGTGCTAAGACAGTTGTTTGGAATGGTCCTATGGGTGTCTTTGAAAATCCTGATTTCCAAGCTGGGACGATCGGTGTGATGGATGCTATCGTCAAACAACCAGGTGTTAAATCAATCATCGGTGGTGGTGACTCAGCTGCTGCAGCCATCAACCTTGGCCGCGCAGATAAATTCTCATGGATTAGTACGGGTGGAGGTGCAAGCATGGAGTTGCTTGAAGGAAAGGTACTCCCAGGTCTCGCTGCACTCACGGAAAAATAA
- a CDS encoding MerR family transcriptional regulator, with protein sequence MKEKELRRSMAVFPIGTVMKLTDLTARQIRYYEDQGLLTPDRSSGNRRLYSLNDMDVLLEIKDFLDEGLNIAAIKREYADRKDRALKKQKALTDADVRRILHDELRNQGRFSSPTQHLGGLRM encoded by the coding sequence ATGAAAGAAAAAGAGCTTCGACGGTCAATGGCAGTTTTTCCTATTGGAACTGTAATGAAATTGACGGATTTAACAGCTCGTCAAATTCGTTATTATGAAGATCAAGGTTTACTGACACCAGATCGTAGTTCTGGAAATCGACGTCTTTACTCGCTGAATGATATGGATGTTTTACTGGAAATTAAGGATTTCTTAGATGAAGGATTAAATATCGCAGCTATCAAGAGAGAGTATGCTGATCGTAAAGATCGTGCTCTGAAAAAGCAGAAAGCTTTGACAGATGCGGATGTTCGACGTATCTTACATGACGAACTCCGAAATCAGGGCCGCTTTTCGAGCCCAACGCAACATCTTGGTGGTTTACGTATGTAA
- the gap gene encoding type I glyceraldehyde-3-phosphate dehydrogenase: MVVKVGINGFGRIGRLAFRRIQNVEGVEVTRINDLTDPNMLAHLLKYDSTQGRFDGNVEVKEGGFEVNGKFVKVSAERDPEQIDWAADGVEIVLEATGFFASKAAAEKHLHANGGAKKVVITAPGGNDIKTIVFNTNHDVLDGTETVISGASCTTNCLAPMAKALHDNFGIKEGLMTTIHAYTGDQMVLDGPHRKGDLRRARAAAANIVPNSTGAAKAIGLVIPELNGKLDGAAQRVPVPTGSVTELVAVLDKNVTVDEVNAAMKAAANESYGYTEDPIVSSDIVGMSFGSLFDATQTKVLDVDGKQLVKVVSWYDNEMSYTSQLVRTLEYFAKIAK, translated from the coding sequence ATGGTAGTTAAAGTTGGTATTAACGGTTTTGGTCGTATTGGACGTCTTGCTTTCCGTCGCATCCAAAACGTCGAAGGTGTTGAAGTTACACGTATCAATGACCTTACAGACCCAAACATGCTTGCACACTTGTTGAAATATGATTCAACTCAAGGTCGTTTTGACGGTAATGTTGAAGTTAAAGAAGGCGGATTTGAAGTTAATGGTAAATTCGTTAAGGTTTCAGCTGAACGTGATCCAGAACAGATTGACTGGGCTGCTGATGGTGTAGAAATCGTTCTTGAAGCAACTGGCTTCTTTGCAAGTAAAGCAGCTGCTGAAAAACACTTACATGCTAATGGTGGAGCTAAAAAAGTTGTTATCACTGCACCAGGCGGTAACGATATTAAGACAATCGTCTTTAACACTAACCACGATGTTCTTGATGGTACTGAAACAGTTATTTCAGGTGCTTCATGTACTACAAACTGTCTTGCGCCAATGGCGAAAGCTTTACATGATAACTTTGGTATCAAAGAAGGTTTGATGACAACGATCCATGCATATACTGGTGACCAAATGGTTCTTGATGGACCACACCGTAAAGGTGACCTTCGTCGTGCACGTGCTGCTGCAGCAAACATCGTTCCTAACTCAACTGGTGCTGCTAAAGCTATCGGTCTTGTTATTCCTGAATTGAATGGTAAACTTGACGGTGCTGCGCAACGTGTTCCAGTTCCAACAGGATCAGTTACTGAATTAGTTGCTGTACTTGATAAAAACGTAACGGTTGATGAAGTGAATGCTGCTATGAAAGCTGCTGCAAATGAATCTTACGGATATACTGAAGATCCAATCGTATCATCAGATATTGTAGGTATGTCTTTTGGTTCATTGTTTGACGCAACTCAAACAAAAGTTCTTGATGTTGATGGTAAACAATTGGTTAAAGTTGTTTCATGGTATGATAACGAAATGTCATATACTTCACAACTTGTACGTACTCTTGAGTACTTTGCAAAAATCGCTAAATAA
- the glnA gene encoding type I glutamate--ammonia ligase, with product MAITAADIRREVKEKNVTFLRLMFTDILGTMKNVEIPATDEQLDKVLSNKAMFDGSSIEGFVRINESDMYLYPDLNTWTVFPWGDENGAVAGLICDIYTAEGEPFAGDPRGNLKKALRHMESLGYKSFNLGPEPEFFLFKMDEFGNPTTEVNDKGGYFDLAPTDLADNTRREIVNVLTKMGFEVEASHHEVAIGQHEIDFKYADVLTACDKIQLFKLVVKTIARKHGLYATFMAKPKFGINGSGMHCNMSLFGSDGKNAFFDSQDPKGMQLSEVAYQFLGGLVKHAYSYTAIMNPTVNSYKRLVPGYEAPVYIAWAGRNRSPLIRVPASRGVSTRLELRSVDPTANPYLALAVLLESGLDGIENKIEAPAPVESNIYVMTVEERKEAGIADLPSTLHNALKALQEDEVVKAALGNHIYTSFLEAKRIEWSSYAAFVSQWEVDNYLDLY from the coding sequence ATGGCAATCACAGCAGCAGACATCCGTCGCGAAGTTAAAGAAAAGAATGTTACTTTCCTTCGTTTGATGTTTACGGATATCTTGGGAACCATGAAAAATGTTGAAATCCCAGCTACTGACGAACAATTAGACAAAGTACTTTCAAACAAAGCGATGTTTGATGGCTCTTCAATTGAAGGTTTTGTACGTATTAATGAATCAGACATGTATCTTTATCCTGATCTTAATACTTGGACTGTTTTTCCTTGGGGAGATGAAAACGGAGCCGTTGCTGGATTAATTTGTGATATTTATACAGCAGAAGGGGAACCATTTGCTGGTGACCCACGTGGCAACTTGAAAAAAGCGCTGCGTCATATGGAAAGTCTAGGATATAAATCATTTAACCTTGGTCCAGAACCTGAGTTTTTCCTTTTCAAAATGGATGAATTTGGCAATCCGACAACTGAAGTAAATGATAAAGGCGGTTACTTTGATTTAGCACCAACTGACCTTGCTGATAATACCCGCCGTGAGATTGTCAATGTCTTAACAAAAATGGGATTTGAAGTTGAAGCAAGTCATCACGAGGTAGCTATTGGTCAACATGAAATTGATTTTAAATATGCTGATGTTTTAACTGCCTGTGATAAAATTCAACTTTTCAAATTAGTTGTTAAAACCATTGCCCGCAAACATGGTCTGTATGCAACCTTTATGGCCAAACCTAAATTTGGTATTAATGGTTCAGGAATGCACTGTAATATGTCCCTGTTTGGCAGTGATGGTAAGAACGCTTTCTTTGATTCACAAGATCCTAAAGGGATGCAGCTATCTGAAGTTGCTTATCAATTCTTAGGTGGTTTGGTAAAACATGCTTATAGTTATACTGCTATCATGAATCCAACTGTTAATTCATATAAACGTTTGGTTCCTGGTTATGAAGCTCCAGTCTATATTGCTTGGGCGGGACGCAATCGTTCACCATTGATTCGTGTTCCAGCTTCACGTGGTGTTAGTACACGTCTGGAATTGCGTTCGGTTGATCCTACAGCTAATCCTTATTTAGCTTTGGCTGTTCTTTTAGAATCTGGACTTGATGGCATTGAAAATAAAATTGAAGCACCGGCACCCGTAGAATCAAATATTTATGTTATGACTGTTGAAGAACGCAAAGAAGCAGGTATTGCAGATCTTCCTTCAACTCTTCATAATGCTCTGAAAGCATTACAAGAAGATGAAGTGGTTAAAGCAGCCTTAGGTAACCATATTTATACAAGTTTTCTTGAGGCAAAACGTATTGAATGGTCAAGCTATGCTGCTTTTGTATCACAATGGGAAGTTGACAACTATTTGGATCTTTATTAA